The sequence GTATCGGGTGCCGCTCGAATCGACCGAAACCGTCTGGGGGAACATCAAAGACAGTCGCCAGCGACAGATAACGCAGGCAGAAGACGCGACGCTCACCTACCGAACCGGCGAGACCCTCGACGACCTCAAAGCGTACTACGAGTTGTCCCTTCGGTCGATGCGTGGACACGGGACACCGCCGCACTCTTTCACGTTCCACAAGACGTTGTGGGATACCCTCGGTGAGGACAACGTCCACCTCGGAATGGTCGAGCGAGACGGCGAGTTGATAAACGCCATCTTGGACTTCTCGCTCGGGTCGACGGTTTACCAGTGGGGCGTCGTCAACGACTACGAGTATCGCGACCTGAACGGGGGGAGCCTCGCGCTCTGGAAGTCGCTCGAACGCGCCGCCGAGGCCGGCCACGAGACGTACGAGTTCGGTCGGACTCGCGAGGGGTCGGGCGTCTACCTGTTCAAGAAGAGCTTCGGCGGACGGAAGACGTGGTACGACGATCTCCACTACTTCCCCAGCGGGTCGGGTGAACTCCCGCATCCCGAGGACGACTCGTACGACCAGGTCAAGAAGGTGTGGCGACGGCTTCCGATTCCGGTCACACAGTACGTTGGTCCGCAGATTCGGGGGAAGATCAGCCTATGAGTCTGCACGTCGCCTACGTCGTCGGACAGAGCACCGGCGGGCTTCCACACTACACTGCCGAACTCGCAAACGCCGTGTCGAAACACGCCGAGGTAACCGTGTTGAA is a genomic window of Haloprofundus halophilus containing:
- a CDS encoding GNAT family N-acetyltransferase gives rise to the protein MSDIKKTNTTTAELTIERCSNSYEWDRFVERVDGPPYALWGWGDAAELYGHDRWYLAASRDDDIVAALPLVHMKSRLFGSKLVSPPYGERGSVLLDESDLTADRAATRLFERTRALANALGVDFVSLRGSRVMQAPAYEHKNRFVTYRVPLESTETVWGNIKDSRQRQITQAEDATLTYRTGETLDDLKAYYELSLRSMRGHGTPPHSFTFHKTLWDTLGEDNVHLGMVERDGELINAILDFSLGSTVYQWGVVNDYEYRDLNGGSLALWKSLERAAEAGHETYEFGRTREGSGVYLFKKSFGGRKTWYDDLHYFPSGSGELPHPEDDSYDQVKKVWRRLPIPVTQYVGPQIRGKISL